The genomic region GAAGATGAGGTAGGAACGGTTGCGCAGCATCCCAATGGCTTCCAGGCCCAGCAGGTCGCCGAGGGAGCTGGTTTGGTCCTTTTTCACGGGTGGGGTGGCCGGCAGCGTGAAGCTGAACACGCCCAGCAGGGCCGAGGCGCCGGCCGCCATCAGGAAGGTGCTTTGCAGGCTGTTGGTCTGCTCCCAGTTCAGCCAGCCGATGGTGAGGCCGGCCACAATCCAGCCCAGCGTGCCCAGCACCCGGATGGGCGCAAACTCCTTCTGCGGGTTCCGCATTTGCCGGAAGCTGATGGAGTTCACCAAAGCCAGCGTGGGCATATACAGCACCATATAGGTGAGGATGCTGGGGTAGAAGCTGCTGAAATCGGGGGCCACCGATGCCCGCCACAGCAGCACCGCACCGGCCAGGTGCAACACGCCCAGAATCTTCTGGGCCGAGAAAAACCGATCGGCAATGAGCCCGATGATGAACGGTGCCACAATGGCCCCGATAGACTGCGTGAGAAACGCCACGCCCACCTGCGTACCCGACGCGCCCAGGTTGCGCAACAGGTAGGTGCCCAGCGTCACGAACCACGCGCCCCAGATAAAGAACTCCAGGAACATCATGATGGATAGCCGTATGCGGATGGAAGCAGTCATGGGCAGGCAGGGATTGGTGGGAATAAAATGGAATTTGTCATTCCGACGAAGGAGGAATCTGAGGTAACTGATCCAACGATTTTATCCAGATTCCTCCTTCGTCGGAATGACAGACTAGCTACTTCAGCGCCAGAATGTAGCGGGTCATTTCCTCGGCGTCTTTCTGGGAGAGGGCTGGGTGAGGTGTCATCGGGATTTCGCCCCAGTTGCCTTTGCCGCCCTTAATGATTTTGCCGGCCAGCATGGTGATGTTGGCGGCGGTGGCGGGGTATTTCGCGGCAATTTCCCGGTAGCCGGGGCCGATGAGCTTCTCGTTTTCGCGGTGGCAGCTGGCGCAGTCGGAGCCTTCCATCAGCTTAGCTCCCACGGCCACCGCGCC from Hymenobacter canadensis harbors:
- a CDS encoding c-type cytochrome, which translates into the protein MKKAFLLLASGSFLLACGSDNTSTTKAKEDYTLADESAPAQDSTTGANLSAVARQPQVDTSVTKIGTAPTGGAVAVGAKLMEGSDCASCHRENEKLIGPGYREIAAKYPATAANITMLAGKIIKGGKGNWGEIPMTPHPALSQKDAEEMTRYILALK
- a CDS encoding nucleoside permease, whose translation is MTASIRIRLSIMMFLEFFIWGAWFVTLGTYLLRNLGASGTQVGVAFLTQSIGAIVAPFIIGLIADRFFSAQKILGVLHLAGAVLLWRASVAPDFSSFYPSILTYMVLYMPTLALVNSISFRQMRNPQKEFAPIRVLGTLGWIVAGLTIGWLNWEQTNSLQSTFLMAAGASALLGVFSFTLPATPPVKKDQTSSLGDLLGLEAIGMLRNRSYLIFFLASIAICIPLAFYYGFTNPFLNEVGMKSAAGVQSLGQVSELLFMLAIPLFFSRLGVKKMLAIGMAAWVLRYLFFAYGDGLGNYWMLIAGIVLHGVCYDFFFVTGQIYTDNLAGERFKSSAQGFITLATYGVGMLIGTLLSGRIFDAYQTTPTTHDWRMIWLIPAGIAVVVLLAFLAFFREQPQPQTAAIADTLQDPATPLTQVV